The Coffea arabica cultivar ET-39 chromosome 9e, Coffea Arabica ET-39 HiFi, whole genome shotgun sequence genome has a window encoding:
- the LOC140014668 gene encoding uncharacterized protein, whose translation MTQWQMIFSEFNIIFIMQKAIKGQAIADHLAENLREDDYQPLHTYFPDEKILFIGIAEDMNERYSEWRLFFDGVSNSFGAGIGAIIVSPEGKRYPDSVKLRFLCTNNMAEYEICIFGLKMALEIEIKDLIVFSDFDLLMHQTLKEWITRDSKILSYHCNLLDLAKKFRSLEFRHIPRARNVFADALATLSSMIQHPDELVIEPIQIQLQEKPTHCLVMKKSSDGRPWYSNIKEFLKTGSYPPGADATAKNFLCRLSSKFFLNGDVVYKRTSDLGLLRCVDEEEADYLMKEVHSGILSENALNVNCMGMLCALPPQNYTHVTKNVVTDFLRKHIICRFGMPETLITDNAKNFNNDMVDRLCEQFKINYQNSTIYRSQMNGTMKAANKNSKKIIRKMIERHRDWHKKLPYILMAYRTAIQTSIRAMPYNLMYGIEADLPAEVEISSLRILMEAKLNEANWIK comes from the exons ATGACTCAATGGCAAATGATCTTTTCTGAATTCAATATCATTTTCATCATGCAAAAGGCAATCAAGGGTCAGGCTATAGCAGATCACTTGGCTGAAAATCTAAGGGAAGATGATTATCAACCGCTTCACACTTATTTTCCTGATGAGAAGATCTTGTTTATTGGTATAGCAGAGGATATGAATGAGCGATACTCTGAGTGGAGACTGTTCTTTGATGGTGTTTCAAATTCTTTCGGAGCTGGTATCGGAGCTATTATAGTATCACCTGAAGGAAAGCGTTATCCCGATTCCGTTAAACTACGATTTTTATGCACTAACAatatggctgaatatgagattTGTATTTTTGGACTCAAAATGGCGTTGGAGATAGAGATTAAGGATTTAATAGTGTTCAGTGATTTCGATTTACTCATGCATCAAACGCTCAAAGAATGGATCACTCGAGATTCAAAAATCTTGTCATATCATTGTAATTTACTAGATTTAGCAAAAAAATTCAGGAGTTTGGAGTTCAGACATATTCCACGTGCCAGAAATGTTTTTGCTGATGCTTTGGCTACTTTATCTTCAATGATTCAACATCCAGATGAATTGGTGATTGAGCCTATCCAGATTCAATTGCAAGAAAAGCCTACACATTGTTTGGTTATGAAAAAATCTTCTGATGGCCGTCCCTGGTACAGCAATATtaaggaatttctcaaaacaGGGTCCTATCCTCCAGGTGCTGATGCAACTGCTAAAAATTTCTTGTGCAGATTATCATCCAAGTTTTTCTTGAATGGAGATGTGGTCTACAAAAGGACGTCAGACTTGGGCCTTCTAAGATGCGTCGATGAAGAAGAAGCAGATTatttgatgaaagaagtgcacagTGGT attttgtcAGAAAATGCATTAAATGTCAATTGCATGGGGATGTTATGCGCACTTCCCCCACAGAATTACACA CATGTGACTAAGAATGTGGTGACCGATTTTCTAAGGAAACACATCATTTGTCGTTTTGGTATGCCAGAGACATTAATCACTGACAATGCTAAGAATTtcaacaatgacatggtagataGATTGTGCGAGCAGTTCAAAATCAATTATCAAAATTCTACTATTTATAGATCACAGATGAATGGAACTATGAAGGCCGCAAATAAGAACTCGAAGAAGATAATCCGTAAAATGATCGAAAGACATCGGGATTGGCACAAGAAGCTCCCCTATATATTAATGGCATATAGAACTGCTATTCAGACTTCTATTAGGGCAATGCCTTACAACCTCATGTATGGAATAGAAGCAGATTTGCCGGCTGAGGTCGAAATTTCCTCATTGCGCATATTAATGGAGGCCAAACTAAATGAAGCAAATTGGATTAAATAA